The sequence TACCCTTAAAGCTGGTGAAGTTAAGTCTGTTAATGTGATCATCAAGGCCGATGTACAAGGATCTGTTGAAGCTCTTGCTTCGTCCCTTCAGAAAATCGAAGTGGAAGGTGTGCGTGTCAATATCGTTCACTCAGCAGTTGGTGCCATCAACGAATCAGACATCACCCTTGCGGAAGCATCGAACGCACTCGTTATCGGTTTCAACGTTCGTCCAACTGCCGAAGCCCGCAACCAAGCGGAAGCGGATGATGTAGAAGTACGTCTCCACAGTATCATCTACAAGGTAATTGAAGAGATGGAAGATGCCATGAAAGGTATGTTGGATCCTGAGTACGAAGAAAAAATCATCGGTGAAGCGATCATCCGTGAAACCTTTAAAGTGTCTAAAGTCGGCACAATCGGTGGTTTCATGGTTGTACGTGGTAAGGTTACCCGTGATTCAAGTGTCCGTGTCATCCGTGATGGTGTTGTTATCTTTGACGGTAAATTGGCGAGCTTGAAGCGTTACAAAGACGATGTGAAAGAAGTCGGTAATGCCCAAGAAGGTGGTTTGATGATTGAAAACTACAACGACATCCGTGTAGACGATACCATCGAAGCCTACATCATGGAAGAAATTAAGAAATAATCTTTTCTCAAGAATGAACTATCTTATAGAGTAATCGTTTGAGAAGCTGACCATTAGTTATAGAAGATAGTAGGTTTGAGGCAATAGCCTTCAAACTTACTAGGATTTTTCAAGCTGAGGAAACTCAGCTTTTCTATCATGTAAGAAAGGAAAAAATATGGCAAACCATTTTCGTACAGACCGTGTAGGGATGGAGATTAAGCGTGAAGTCAATGAGATTTTGCAAAAGAAAGTCCGCGATCCTCGTGTACAAGGTGTGACTATCACCGATGTCCAGATGGTTGGGGATTTGTCGCTGGCAAAGGTTTACTATACTATTATGAGTAACCTAGCTTCTGACAATCAAAAAGCCCAAACAGGTCTGGAAAAAGCAACGGGAACCATAAAGAGAGAATTAGGCCGCAAGCTGACTCTTTATAAAATCCCTGACTTGGTCTTTGAAAAAGACCAATCAATTGAGTACGGCAACAAGATTGACCAAATGTTGCGTGACCTAGAACAAAAATAGAAAAGCTGGACAAACCAGCTTTTTCTTTTTAATTAAAATTTACAGACAATTCAAAGAATGATATACTATATGGGAATATGTTTGAGTGAGGTGAACTATGGCACAAGAGCAGGAGAAAATCTCCAGAGAAAAGAAAAAAGCCCTCTTGAAGCGGCTCAAAGAACATATCAAGCCCAAGATGAAGCTGGTCTATTTGGCAGCCTTTCTATCCTGGGTGCAATTTTTGATGCGGATTATTTCCTTCTATTTGATTGCTAAGGGCTTTGTGACCTACTATGAGGGTGGGCAGGTTGATTTAGTAGGGTTTGTCCTCATCTTGCTAGAGCTTAATGCCTTTGGATATGGTGTAGCCCTGATTGCCAAGCGTTTGCAGGGCTTGGGCTCCCAGTTTGCTCGGGATTCGCTCAAACAGTCTTTCTTTGAGGCCCTCTTGGTCAAGGACGGTCAGTTTGAGTCAAAAGCGACAGCAGCAGATGTCTTTAACATCGCTTCGCAAGGGATTGACAGCCTGGATACCTACTATTCCTACTACATGGCATCTTCCTTGCGGACCCAGTTCAACTGTGCGACTGTGCTCTTGCTAGTCTTTCTGATTTTCCCGTTGGGTGCGGTCATTTTCATCTTGGCCTTGCCTTTGATTCCCATTTCCATTATCGCTATGCAGAAGCGGTCCAAGCGGATCATGAATCGCTACTGGGGCTCCTACATGGATGTGGGCAATCTTTTCTTGGACGACCTCAAGGGGCTCAACACCCTCTATTCCTATCAGGCAGACGCAGCTTATGAAAAGACCTTCAATGAGCAGGCGGAGGACTTCCGCGATGCGACCATGGAGTTGCTCAGTTTCCAACTGCAAGCGGTAGGTTACATGGATGCGGTCATGTATCTGGGGATTGGTCTGTCTGGTTTTGTGGCGGTCAATAGCCTAGCGACAGGCAATCTTTCCCTCTTTAGTATGCTTTTCTTTGTCCTCATTGCGACGGAGTTTTTTGCACCAATACGGGAGCAGGGCTACGGTATGCACTTGGTCATGATGAATACCAAGATGGCGGATCGCATTTTTGGTTTCTTGGACAGCATGACAGCGGAGCAGGAAATCGATGCTGCCCATGTGCCTGCTTTTGACAGTCTGAAACTGGAAAATCTGGCCTTTGCCTACGGAGAAAAGCCAGTCCTAGAAGATATTTCCATGACCATGACGGCTGGCAAGGTCTATGCCTTGGCCGGTGAGTCAGGGAAGGGGAAAACGACCTTGGCCCAGCTGCTCTTGCGACGCTTGCGGGCGGATAAGGGGGCGATTTACTTGGGTGAGCAGGAAATTTCTACTGTCAGTCAGGTGTCTCTGAATGAACAAGTCCTCTATGTGTCGGGCCAGTCAGCCTTGCTCAACCAGTCAATCTATGAGAATTTACGCATGGCTGGTGATTGGACCAAGGAGGACATCTTGGCTTGGGCAGATCAGCATGGGGTCTTGCAGTTTGTTAAGAATCTGCCAGACGGTCTAGACACGATTGTGGGCGATGACGGTGCTTTCTTGTCACCAGGTCAACGCCAGCAGGTCATCTGTGCCCGTGCGGTCTTGGCCAAACGCTCGCTCTATATCTTTGACGAGGTGACGTCTAGCGTCGATCAGGACAATGAAGGTCTGATTTACGATTTGATTAACCTGGTTGCAAAAGATGCGGTTGTCATTATTATTACTCATAAGATGAAGCAGGTGGAGCAGGCAGATGACATTCTCTTCTTGTCTTCGGAGGGAGCTGTGACAGGCAGTCATACCACACTTTATCAGTCTAGCTCGGCCTATCGTCAGCTGGTCGATCAACAAAGAGAATTGGAGGAAGCCGTTTATGGATAAGAAAGAAATGCCGACACGGGTGCTGATTCCAAGACTCTTGGGCTCGATGAAGCATCTCTTGCCACGGATTGCGGTGGCGGTTTGCTTTGCGGTCTTGGGACAGGTGGTGACCATTGCTATTCCAGTAACCCTGGTCTATCTGGCTTTTGATGCCCTTGCTGGCAATCCTGCTCCGCTATGGACCTTGGGAACTCTAGTCATTCTAGCTCTTCTGCGTGGTGCCTTCCGCTATGGCGAGCACTACTTTGGTCATTATGTGGCCTTTCATACCTTGGCGGCCTACCGCCGTCTGATTTTTGCAAAATTGCGGGCCTTGGCTCCTGGGAAATTGGACCGGCAGGACAGTGGTAGCCTGCTCAAGATGATTGGGGAGGACATCGAGGCCTTGGAG is a genomic window of Streptococcus sp. 29896 containing:
- a CDS encoding ABC transporter ATP-binding protein/permease, encoding MAQEQEKISREKKKALLKRLKEHIKPKMKLVYLAAFLSWVQFLMRIISFYLIAKGFVTYYEGGQVDLVGFVLILLELNAFGYGVALIAKRLQGLGSQFARDSLKQSFFEALLVKDGQFESKATAADVFNIASQGIDSLDTYYSYYMASSLRTQFNCATVLLLVFLIFPLGAVIFILALPLIPISIIAMQKRSKRIMNRYWGSYMDVGNLFLDDLKGLNTLYSYQADAAYEKTFNEQAEDFRDATMELLSFQLQAVGYMDAVMYLGIGLSGFVAVNSLATGNLSLFSMLFFVLIATEFFAPIREQGYGMHLVMMNTKMADRIFGFLDSMTAEQEIDAAHVPAFDSLKLENLAFAYGEKPVLEDISMTMTAGKVYALAGESGKGKTTLAQLLLRRLRADKGAIYLGEQEISTVSQVSLNEQVLYVSGQSALLNQSIYENLRMAGDWTKEDILAWADQHGVLQFVKNLPDGLDTIVGDDGAFLSPGQRQQVICARAVLAKRSLYIFDEVTSSVDQDNEGLIYDLINLVAKDAVVIIITHKMKQVEQADDILFLSSEGAVTGSHTTLYQSSSAYRQLVDQQRELEEAVYG
- the rbfA gene encoding 30S ribosome-binding factor RbfA; amino-acid sequence: MANHFRTDRVGMEIKREVNEILQKKVRDPRVQGVTITDVQMVGDLSLAKVYYTIMSNLASDNQKAQTGLEKATGTIKRELGRKLTLYKIPDLVFEKDQSIEYGNKIDQMLRDLEQK